The following coding sequences lie in one Benincasa hispida cultivar B227 chromosome 6, ASM972705v1, whole genome shotgun sequence genomic window:
- the LOC120079999 gene encoding LOW QUALITY PROTEIN: TMV resistance protein N-like (The sequence of the model RefSeq protein was modified relative to this genomic sequence to represent the inferred CDS: inserted 3 bases in 2 codons), with translation MAGSSSNPKSQMVFDVFISFNRDEEDENYRRFRKELYENLRGWGMKVFMDDDHDNHDEDKVSDKIVKAIEGSKTCIVVLSKGYASSKLCLRELVKIHKTTYQVLPLFCIDKTSNVLFGCKYFFGQALRDFIRNGPKNKNWKEVYGWRDAMSQICSLSGVVLQPLNLLSDTRKIRRMIFDKLLNLKLEAKNSYLFEMEHRLRTMEMLLGIGSDEEPARLIGIVGMGGIGKTTIAKLLYDKFATTFSNNCCFLHISGSNIVSLQQQLLSQLFFLQDIKICDENVGVERIKHNLRSCQKVLLVFDGITEKSQLEMLAGSPDWFPAKSRIIVTTRNKHILRQINFKYKVQEYNVELLSHTSAFSLFCKHAFRRKHPPDDNFQELSNEIIEKVGTLPLAVIKIASSLYGQGIDVWEDKLKGYHKLVFDNIFSDVLKSSYEGLEAESQQIFLDLACFLNGEKVDRVTEILQGFGYNSPDAQLQLLADTCLIDISNEHIQIHILILCMAQELVRRKLGTHQQTRIWLREDASRVFHENYDLKCIQGIMMDLEEEEELVLEAKSFADMTELKILQINNVQISEDIECLSNKLTLLNWPGYPSKYLPSTFQPLPLLELHLPGSNVERLWNGTKKFGNLKEIDASDSKYLVETPDFSEVRNLRRLILRNCGRLQEVHSSINSLKRLVLLDMEGCVHFTRFLFPITCKRLKTLRLSNSGLEFFPEFGCCMEYLIELHIDGTSINQVSPSITYLIALVLLNLKNCIRLSSLSTEIGSLSSLKTLILNGCKNLDQIPPSLGNIKPLEELDVGGTSISVIPFLENLRILNCERLKSNIWHSLASLPTQSFRSLEDLNLSDCNLVDEDIPNDLELFSSLGILDLSSNHFERLSESIEQLINLKALYLNDCHKLKQVPKLPPSLRYVGGEKSLDMLRISQGSPAITLSSSPSNAPLLTNSDNFLDEDDEDYSNENGFFWNYMWKQSNHKLVLSYETSFVGIENQVVEVCNLLDLERPNDILFGGIFGSSGIGKTSIAEVVYKTIIAEFESXLFSLPFFKAKQFGXPLQHEMFSELLSEETKICDEDHGARLIKHHMSNRKVLIVLDGVDETRQIQKLAGSPDWFGAGSRVVITSRNRDVLDQLNYSDEVKEYNVELLSHESAYSLFCRYAFEDRPFDKKELCNEIVEKVGRLPLALKTIGSYLHNKELVVWKETLKRLDEVEQEFFDTILQRSRKNLHQH, from the exons ATGGCTGGTTCATCATCTAATCCTAAGTCTCAGATGGTTTTTGATGTTTTCATTAGTTTCAACAGAGACGAAGAAGACGAAAATTACAGACGTTTTAGAAAGGAATTATACGAGAACCTGCGTGGATGGGGAATGAAGGTGTTTATGGATGATGATCATGATAATCATGATGAGGATAAGGTGAGTGATAAGATTGTGAAAGCAATTGAAGGATCAAAGACTTGCATAGTTGTTCTATCAAAGGGATATGCTTCTTCCAAGTTGTGTTTGAGAGAGTTGGTTAAGATACACAAAACCACATACCAGGTTCTTCCTCTGTTTTGTATTGATAAGACTAGTAATGTTTTATTtggttgtaaatatttttttggtcaaGCACTTCGAGATTTCATTCGTAATGgcccaaaaaacaaaaactggAAGGAGGTCTATGGATGGAGGGACGCTATGTCACAAATTTGCTCTCTCTCTGGAGTTGTTCTACAACCATTAAATTT GTTGTCCGACACTAGAAAAATCAGAAGGATGATATTTGATAAGTTGCTTAATCTTAAGTTGGAAGCCAAAAatagttatttatttgaaatggAACATCGATTAAGAACAATGGAAATGCTCCTTGGCATAGGCTCAGACGAAGAACCAGCACGTTTGATAGGGATAGTAGGGATGGGAGGTATTGGTAAGACAACCATCGCCAAACTTCTTTATGACAAATTTGCAACTACATTTAGCAATAATTGTTGCTTTCTTCACATTTCTGGAAGCAATATAGTCTCATTGCAGCAACAACTACTTTCACAACTTTTTTTCCTACAAGACATCAAAATTTGTGATGAGAATGTTGGAGTTGAAAGGATTAAGCATAATTTGAGATCATGTCAAAAGGTGCTTCTCGTTTTCGATGGGATAACCGAAAAAAGTCAATTGGAAATGTTAGCTGGAAGCCCTGATTGGTTCCCTGCAAAGAGTCGAATCATTGTTACAACCAGAAATAAACATATTCTTCgtcaaatcaacttcaaataCAAAGTGCAAGAATACAATGTAGAATTACTTTCTCATACCAGTGCCTTCTCCCTCTTCTGCAAGCATGCATTTCGACGAAAACACCCTCCTGATGACAATTTTCAGGAACTTTCTAATGAGATAATCGAAAAGGTTGGAACACTCCCATTAGCTGTGATCAAAATAGCATCTTCTTTGTATGGTCAAGGTATAGATGTATGGGAAGATAAATTGAAGGGTTATCATAAACTAGTTTTTGATAATATTTTCTCTGATGTATTAAAGTCAAGTTATGAAGGATTAGAAGCAGAGAGCCAACAGATTTTTTTGGATTTGGCATGTTTCCTCAATGGAGAGAAGGTGGACAGAGTGACTGAAATACTTCAAGGCTTTGGTTATAACTCACCCGATGCTCAATTGCAATTGTTGGCAGATACATGTCTTATTGATATTTCAAATGAGCATATACAAATCCATATCTTGATTCTTTGTATGGCCCAAGAACTTGTGCGCCGCAAGCTGGGAACTCATCAACAAACCAGGATTTGGCTACGAGAAGATGCTAGTCGTGTTTTTCATGAAAACTAT GATTTAAAATGCATTCAAGGAATAATGATGGActtagaggaggaagaagaattaGTATTGGAGGCCAAGTCATTTGCAGATATGACTGAGCtaaaaattttacaaataaaCAATGTGCAAATTTCTGAGGATATTGAATGTCTGTCAAACAAATTGACATTGCTCAACTGGCCAGGCTATCCTTCAAAGTATTTGCCATCAACTTTTCAACCGTTACCTCTGCTTGAATTACACTTGCCTGGTAGTAATGTTGAACGACTTTGGAATGGAACGAAG AAATTTGGGAATTTGAAGGAGATCGATGCGAGTGATTCAAAGTATTTGGTTGAGACTCCTGATTTTTCAGAGGTTCGAAATCTTCGACGATTGATTTTACGTAATTGTGGAAGACTACAAGAAGTTCATTCGTCAATCAATAGTCTCAAACGTCTTGTTTTATTGGATATGGAGGGCTGTGTCCATTTTACAAGGTTTTTATTTCCTATCACTTGCAAAAGGCTCAAGACCTTACGTCTTTCTAACTCTGGTCTTGAGTTTTTTCCAGAGTTTGGATGTTGCATGGAATATTTGATTGAGCTACACATTGATGGGACTTCCATAAATCAAGTTTCTCCCTCCATTACGTATCTAATTGCCTTGGTTTTATTGAACCTAAAGAATTGTATTAGACTTTCTAGTCTTTCAACTGAAATTGGTAGCCTGAGTTCACTTAAAACTCTCATTCTGAATGGCTGCAAAAACTTGGACCAAATTCCACCAAGTTTGGGGAATATAAAGCCTCTTGAGGAGCTTGACGTTGGGGGAACATCCATAAGTGTAATTCCGTTCTTGGAAAATCTAAGAATTTTGAACTGTGAAAGGCTGAAAAGCAATATCTGGCATTCTTTGGCTAGTTTGCCAACACAATCTTTTCGGTCACTTGAAGATTTAAATTTAAGTGATTGTAATCTTGTGGATGAAGACATTCCTAATGATCTTGAACTCTTTTCCTCATTGGGAATTCTAGATCTCAGCAGCAACCATTTTGAAAGGCTGTCAGAAAGCATCGAACAACTTATTAACCTTAAAGCATTGTACTTGAATGATTGCCACAAGCTAAAGCAAGTACCCAAGCTTCCACCAAGTTTACGATATGTGGGAGGAGAAAAGTCCTTGGACATGTTAAGAATTTCTCAAG GTTCTCCTGCAATCACCTTATCATCTTCACCATCTAATGCTCCTCTCTTGACAAATTCTGACAATTTCCTAGACGAAGATGATGAAGATTACAG CAATGAAAATGGCTTTTTTTGGAACTATATGTGGAAGCAGTCTAATCATAAGTTGGTACTTTCTTACGAAACTAGTTTTGTTGGAATTGAGAATCAAGTGGTGGAAGTGTGTAATCTCCTGGACTTAGAAAGGCCCAATGACATACTTTTTGGGGGGATATTTGGATCAAGTGGCATAGGAAAAACAAGCATTGCTGAAGTTGTTTACAAAACAATTATAGCTGAATTTGAGA GGTTGTTTTCTTTACCTTTCTTCAAAGCAAAACAGTTTGG CCCACTTCAGCATGAAATGTTTTCTGAACTTCTATCAGAAGAAACTAAAATATGTGATGAAGATCACGGGGCACGACTGATTAAGCATCACATGAGTAATAGAAAGGTTCTTATTGTCCTTGATGGAGTTGATGAAACAAGGCAAATTCAAAAGTTAGCTGGAAGTCCGGATTGGTTTGGAGCCGGGAGCAGAGTTGTTATTACGAGTAGAAATAGAGATGTTCTTGATCAACTCAATTATAGTGATGAAGTGAAAGAATACAACGTGGAGTTACTTTCTCATGAGAGTGCTTACTCACTGTTTTGTAGGTATGCATTTGAAGATAGGCCTTTTGATAAAAAAGAACTTTGTAATGAAATTGTGGAAAAGGTTGGAAGACTTCCATTAGCTTTGAAAACCATTGGTTCGTACTTGCATAATAAGGAGTTGGTTGTATGGAAAGAAACATTGAAGAGACTAGATGAAGTGGAACAAGAATTCTTTGATACAATATTGCAGAGAAGTCGGAAGAATTTACACCAACATTAG
- the LOC120080481 gene encoding disease resistance protein RPV1-like isoform X2, with amino-acid sequence MSFDIFISFRGKDTRNTFTGHLYKELVELGISTFMDDKKLLIGDSLSEKLIRAIEKSWSFIVVLSENYASSKWCLRELVKIIDCMAVQKHRVIPVFYHVNPRDVRHQLGCFKKSFRKHEEILQELNNMERDKYMKEVQQWRRALTKVGDLSGVVVTKDSVEVASIGKITKQLLDILNHQMLVASDKVDRLVDMERRLSKMDELIDLESNDVRFVGITGMGGIGKTTIAEVFYDKVANKFGKNHCFLRIYERTLVSLQQQLLSQLLRTKDIVINNENEGARMIESYLKGKKVFIALDGVKEISQLEMLVGSPIWFGQGSKIIITTRNRDVLRQPNYRDIMVEYNVEFLDYESAMSLFCKHAFGSEFPNRNFEDLSKEIVERVKGHPQALIQIGLSLYDKGIDIWKEELKSLEKDYMNKHLFKTLKISFDDLGKTSQEVFLDLACFFNGKKKEKVIEILKSFDYRPHSELKLLEDRCLIEVRRDNTIFMPNCIQAMGQEIERGADKRSRIWLPKDAIDAFDQRHRVRDIKGIVLEMEEKQDEVELEGKVFEDMTCLKILQISNVKVIGDFTHLSKQLRLLNWHSYPSECLPLRFDSRYLFQLLLPLSQTRQLWNGQKGFEKLKLINVSDSKNLRETPNFTKVPNLESLVLSNCTRLWKIDSSISRLNRLTLLDLTCCINLKSLPSIQSCKSLTTLNLAGSGLECLDQKGLEHFQNVFQLFQAKRRSTRIPSMENLRE; translated from the exons ATGAGTTTTGATATTTTCATAAGTTTTAGAGGCAAAGATACTCGTAACACGTTCACGGGGCATTTGTACAAGGAGTTGGTTGAATTAGGAATATCCACTTTTATGGATGATAAGAAACTCTTGATTGGAGACAGTCTTAGTGAAAAACTTATTAGAGCAATTGAAAAATCATGGTCTTTCATCGTTGTTTTATCAGAAAACTATGCTTCTTCAAAGTGGTGCTTGAGAGAATTGGTGAAGATAATCGATTGTATGGCTGTACAGAAGCATCGAGTCATTCCCGTATTTTACCACGTTAATCCTCGTGACGTTCGACATCAATTAGGATGCTTCAAAAAAAGCTTCCGCAAACACGAAGAAATTCTTCAAGAACTCAACAATATGGAAAGAGATAAATACATGAAGGAGGTTCAACAATGGCGGAGAGCTTTGACAAAAGTCGGTGATCTCTCTGGAGTAGTTGTAACGAAAGATAG CGTTGAAGTGGCTAGCATTGGCAAAATCACAAAGCAATTGCTTGATATTTTGAATCATCAAATGTTAGTAGCTTCAGACAAGGTGGATAGGTTAGTTGATATGGAACGTCGGTTATCCAAGATGGATGAGCTAATTGATTTGGAATCGAATGATGTACGTTTTGTAGGGATAACAGGGATGGGTGGAATTGGTAAAACAACCATCGCTGAAGTTTTTTACGATAAAGTTGCAAATAAGTTTGGAAAAAATCATTGTTTTCTTCGCATTTATGAACGCACTTTAGTCTCACTTCAACAGCAACTTCTTTCCCAACTTCTTCGAACAAAGGACATTGTGATAAACAATGAGAATGAAGGAGCAAGAATGATTGAAAGTTATTTGAAAGGTAAAAAGGTTTTTATTGCTCTTGATGGGGTGAAAGAAATAAGTCAACTAGAAATGTTAGTTGGAAGTCCCATTTGGTTTGGTCAAGGGTCCAAAATCATCATTACAACTAGAAACAGAGATGTTCTTCGTCAACCTAATTACAGAGATATAATGGTAGAATACAATGTGGAGTTTCTTGATTATGAAAGTGCCATGTCACTCTTTTGCAAACATGCCTTTGGATCTGAGTTTCCCAATAGgaattttgaggatttgtctaaGGAGATTGTAGAAAGGGTTAAAGGACATCCACAAGCTTTGATACAAATTGGATTGTCTTTGTATGATAAAGGTATAGATATATGGAAGGAAGAATTGAAGAGTCTTGAGAAAGATTACATGAATAAACATCTATTCAAGACATTAAAGATAAGTTTTGATGATCTAGGAAAGACAAGCCAAGAAGTTTTTCTTGATTTGGCATGTTTCTTCaatgggaagaagaaagagaaagtgaTTGAAATACTTAAGAGTTTTGATTATAGACCTCATAGCGAATTAAAATTATTGGAAGATAGATGTCTTATTGAAGTTAGACGTGACAACACAATATTTATGCCTAATTGCATTCAAGCTATGGGTCAAGAAATTGAACGTGGAGCTGATAAACGAAGTAGGATTTGGCTTCCAAAAGACGCCATTGATGCATTTGATCAACGACAT AGAGTAAGGGACATTAAAGGCATAGTGTTGGAAATGGAAGAGAAGCAAGATGAAGTAGAGTTGGAGGGTAAGGTTTTTGAAGATATGACATGTTTAAAAATATTGCAAATTAGCAATGTGAAGGTGATTGGAGACTTCACACATCTCTCAAAACAACTGCGATTGCTCAATTGGCATAGTTATCCCTCAGAATGTTTGCCATTACGTTTTGACTCGAGATATTTATTTCAACTTCTCTTGCCTCTTAGTCAAACTAGGCAACTTTGGAATGGACAAAAG GGATTTGAGAAATTGAAGCTTATCAATGTTAGTGATTCAAAGAATTTGCGAGAGACTCCTAATTTTACAAAGGTTCCAAATCTTGAAAGTTTGGTTCTAAGTAATTGTACAAGATTGTGGAAGATTGATTCTTCTATTAGTCGTCTCAATCGTTTGACATTGTTGGATCTAACATGTTGTATTAATCTCAAAAGCCTTCCATCAATTCAAAGCTGCAAGAGCCTCACAACATTAAATTTGGCTGGCTCAGGTCTTGAGTGTCTCGATCAAAAAG
- the LOC120080481 gene encoding disease resistance protein RPV1-like isoform X3 has protein sequence MSFDIFISFRGKDTRNTFTGHLYKELVELGISTFMDDKKLLIGDSLSEKLIRAIEKSWSFIVVLSENYASSKWCLRELVKIIDCMAVQKHRVIPVFYHVNPRDVRHQLGCFKKSFRKHEEILQELNNMERDKYMKEVQQWRRALTKVGDLSGVVVTKDSVEVASIGKITKQLLDILNHQMLVASDKVDRLVDMERRLSKMDELIDLESNDVRFVGITGMGGIGKTTIAEVFYDKVANKFGKNHCFLRIYERTLVSLQQQLLSQLLRTKDIVINNENEGARMIESYLKGKKVFIALDGVKEISQLEMLVGSPIWFGQGSKIIITTRNRDVLRQPNYRDIMVEYNVEFLDYESAMSLFCKHAFGSEFPNRNFEDLSKEIVERVKGHPQALIQIGLSLYDKGIDIWKEELKSLEKDYMNKHLFKTLKISFDDLGKTSQEVFLDLACFFNGKKKEKVIEILKSFDYRPHSELKLLEDRCLIEVRRDNTIFMPNCIQAMGQEIERGADKRSRIWLPKDAIDAFDQRHRVRDIKGIVLEMEEKQDEVELEGKVFEDMTCLKILQISNVKVIGDFTHLSKQLRLLNWHSYPSECLPLRFDSRYLFQLLLPLSQTRQLWNGQKGFEKLKLINVSDSKNLRETPNFTKVPNLESLVLSNCTRLWKIDSSISRLNRLTLLDLTCCINLKSLPSIQSCKSLTTLNLAGSGLECLDQKGLEHFQNVFQLAKRRSTRIPSMENLRE, from the exons ATGAGTTTTGATATTTTCATAAGTTTTAGAGGCAAAGATACTCGTAACACGTTCACGGGGCATTTGTACAAGGAGTTGGTTGAATTAGGAATATCCACTTTTATGGATGATAAGAAACTCTTGATTGGAGACAGTCTTAGTGAAAAACTTATTAGAGCAATTGAAAAATCATGGTCTTTCATCGTTGTTTTATCAGAAAACTATGCTTCTTCAAAGTGGTGCTTGAGAGAATTGGTGAAGATAATCGATTGTATGGCTGTACAGAAGCATCGAGTCATTCCCGTATTTTACCACGTTAATCCTCGTGACGTTCGACATCAATTAGGATGCTTCAAAAAAAGCTTCCGCAAACACGAAGAAATTCTTCAAGAACTCAACAATATGGAAAGAGATAAATACATGAAGGAGGTTCAACAATGGCGGAGAGCTTTGACAAAAGTCGGTGATCTCTCTGGAGTAGTTGTAACGAAAGATAG CGTTGAAGTGGCTAGCATTGGCAAAATCACAAAGCAATTGCTTGATATTTTGAATCATCAAATGTTAGTAGCTTCAGACAAGGTGGATAGGTTAGTTGATATGGAACGTCGGTTATCCAAGATGGATGAGCTAATTGATTTGGAATCGAATGATGTACGTTTTGTAGGGATAACAGGGATGGGTGGAATTGGTAAAACAACCATCGCTGAAGTTTTTTACGATAAAGTTGCAAATAAGTTTGGAAAAAATCATTGTTTTCTTCGCATTTATGAACGCACTTTAGTCTCACTTCAACAGCAACTTCTTTCCCAACTTCTTCGAACAAAGGACATTGTGATAAACAATGAGAATGAAGGAGCAAGAATGATTGAAAGTTATTTGAAAGGTAAAAAGGTTTTTATTGCTCTTGATGGGGTGAAAGAAATAAGTCAACTAGAAATGTTAGTTGGAAGTCCCATTTGGTTTGGTCAAGGGTCCAAAATCATCATTACAACTAGAAACAGAGATGTTCTTCGTCAACCTAATTACAGAGATATAATGGTAGAATACAATGTGGAGTTTCTTGATTATGAAAGTGCCATGTCACTCTTTTGCAAACATGCCTTTGGATCTGAGTTTCCCAATAGgaattttgaggatttgtctaaGGAGATTGTAGAAAGGGTTAAAGGACATCCACAAGCTTTGATACAAATTGGATTGTCTTTGTATGATAAAGGTATAGATATATGGAAGGAAGAATTGAAGAGTCTTGAGAAAGATTACATGAATAAACATCTATTCAAGACATTAAAGATAAGTTTTGATGATCTAGGAAAGACAAGCCAAGAAGTTTTTCTTGATTTGGCATGTTTCTTCaatgggaagaagaaagagaaagtgaTTGAAATACTTAAGAGTTTTGATTATAGACCTCATAGCGAATTAAAATTATTGGAAGATAGATGTCTTATTGAAGTTAGACGTGACAACACAATATTTATGCCTAATTGCATTCAAGCTATGGGTCAAGAAATTGAACGTGGAGCTGATAAACGAAGTAGGATTTGGCTTCCAAAAGACGCCATTGATGCATTTGATCAACGACAT AGAGTAAGGGACATTAAAGGCATAGTGTTGGAAATGGAAGAGAAGCAAGATGAAGTAGAGTTGGAGGGTAAGGTTTTTGAAGATATGACATGTTTAAAAATATTGCAAATTAGCAATGTGAAGGTGATTGGAGACTTCACACATCTCTCAAAACAACTGCGATTGCTCAATTGGCATAGTTATCCCTCAGAATGTTTGCCATTACGTTTTGACTCGAGATATTTATTTCAACTTCTCTTGCCTCTTAGTCAAACTAGGCAACTTTGGAATGGACAAAAG GGATTTGAGAAATTGAAGCTTATCAATGTTAGTGATTCAAAGAATTTGCGAGAGACTCCTAATTTTACAAAGGTTCCAAATCTTGAAAGTTTGGTTCTAAGTAATTGTACAAGATTGTGGAAGATTGATTCTTCTATTAGTCGTCTCAATCGTTTGACATTGTTGGATCTAACATGTTGTATTAATCTCAAAAGCCTTCCATCAATTCAAAGCTGCAAGAGCCTCACAACATTAAATTTGGCTGGCTCAGGTCTTGAGTGTCTCGATCAAAAAG
- the LOC120080481 gene encoding disease resistance protein RPV1-like isoform X1 has protein sequence MSFDIFISFRGKDTRNTFTGHLYKELVELGISTFMDDKKLLIGDSLSEKLIRAIEKSWSFIVVLSENYASSKWCLRELVKIIDCMAVQKHRVIPVFYHVNPRDVRHQLGCFKKSFRKHEEILQELNNMERDKYMKEVQQWRRALTKVGDLSGVVVTKDSVEVASIGKITKQLLDILNHQMLVASDKVDRLVDMERRLSKMDELIDLESNDVRFVGITGMGGIGKTTIAEVFYDKVANKFGKNHCFLRIYERTLVSLQQQLLSQLLRTKDIVINNENEGARMIESYLKGKKVFIALDGVKEISQLEMLVGSPIWFGQGSKIIITTRNRDVLRQPNYRDIMVEYNVEFLDYESAMSLFCKHAFGSEFPNRNFEDLSKEIVERVKGHPQALIQIGLSLYDKGIDIWKEELKSLEKDYMNKHLFKTLKISFDDLGKTSQEVFLDLACFFNGKKKEKVIEILKSFDYRPHSELKLLEDRCLIEVRRDNTIFMPNCIQAMGQEIERGADKRSRIWLPKDAIDAFDQRHRVRDIKGIVLEMEEKQDEVELEGKVFEDMTCLKILQISNVKVIGDFTHLSKQLRLLNWHSYPSECLPLRFDSRYLFQLLLPLSQTRQLWNGQKGFEKLKLINVSDSKNLRETPNFTKVPNLESLVLSNCTRLWKIDSSISRLNRLTLLDLTCCINLKSLPSIQSCKSLTTLNLAGSGLECLDQKGLEHFQNVFQLNLRERNRRSFRDWKMKEGDKTIRRSKRNR, from the exons ATGAGTTTTGATATTTTCATAAGTTTTAGAGGCAAAGATACTCGTAACACGTTCACGGGGCATTTGTACAAGGAGTTGGTTGAATTAGGAATATCCACTTTTATGGATGATAAGAAACTCTTGATTGGAGACAGTCTTAGTGAAAAACTTATTAGAGCAATTGAAAAATCATGGTCTTTCATCGTTGTTTTATCAGAAAACTATGCTTCTTCAAAGTGGTGCTTGAGAGAATTGGTGAAGATAATCGATTGTATGGCTGTACAGAAGCATCGAGTCATTCCCGTATTTTACCACGTTAATCCTCGTGACGTTCGACATCAATTAGGATGCTTCAAAAAAAGCTTCCGCAAACACGAAGAAATTCTTCAAGAACTCAACAATATGGAAAGAGATAAATACATGAAGGAGGTTCAACAATGGCGGAGAGCTTTGACAAAAGTCGGTGATCTCTCTGGAGTAGTTGTAACGAAAGATAG CGTTGAAGTGGCTAGCATTGGCAAAATCACAAAGCAATTGCTTGATATTTTGAATCATCAAATGTTAGTAGCTTCAGACAAGGTGGATAGGTTAGTTGATATGGAACGTCGGTTATCCAAGATGGATGAGCTAATTGATTTGGAATCGAATGATGTACGTTTTGTAGGGATAACAGGGATGGGTGGAATTGGTAAAACAACCATCGCTGAAGTTTTTTACGATAAAGTTGCAAATAAGTTTGGAAAAAATCATTGTTTTCTTCGCATTTATGAACGCACTTTAGTCTCACTTCAACAGCAACTTCTTTCCCAACTTCTTCGAACAAAGGACATTGTGATAAACAATGAGAATGAAGGAGCAAGAATGATTGAAAGTTATTTGAAAGGTAAAAAGGTTTTTATTGCTCTTGATGGGGTGAAAGAAATAAGTCAACTAGAAATGTTAGTTGGAAGTCCCATTTGGTTTGGTCAAGGGTCCAAAATCATCATTACAACTAGAAACAGAGATGTTCTTCGTCAACCTAATTACAGAGATATAATGGTAGAATACAATGTGGAGTTTCTTGATTATGAAAGTGCCATGTCACTCTTTTGCAAACATGCCTTTGGATCTGAGTTTCCCAATAGgaattttgaggatttgtctaaGGAGATTGTAGAAAGGGTTAAAGGACATCCACAAGCTTTGATACAAATTGGATTGTCTTTGTATGATAAAGGTATAGATATATGGAAGGAAGAATTGAAGAGTCTTGAGAAAGATTACATGAATAAACATCTATTCAAGACATTAAAGATAAGTTTTGATGATCTAGGAAAGACAAGCCAAGAAGTTTTTCTTGATTTGGCATGTTTCTTCaatgggaagaagaaagagaaagtgaTTGAAATACTTAAGAGTTTTGATTATAGACCTCATAGCGAATTAAAATTATTGGAAGATAGATGTCTTATTGAAGTTAGACGTGACAACACAATATTTATGCCTAATTGCATTCAAGCTATGGGTCAAGAAATTGAACGTGGAGCTGATAAACGAAGTAGGATTTGGCTTCCAAAAGACGCCATTGATGCATTTGATCAACGACAT AGAGTAAGGGACATTAAAGGCATAGTGTTGGAAATGGAAGAGAAGCAAGATGAAGTAGAGTTGGAGGGTAAGGTTTTTGAAGATATGACATGTTTAAAAATATTGCAAATTAGCAATGTGAAGGTGATTGGAGACTTCACACATCTCTCAAAACAACTGCGATTGCTCAATTGGCATAGTTATCCCTCAGAATGTTTGCCATTACGTTTTGACTCGAGATATTTATTTCAACTTCTCTTGCCTCTTAGTCAAACTAGGCAACTTTGGAATGGACAAAAG GGATTTGAGAAATTGAAGCTTATCAATGTTAGTGATTCAAAGAATTTGCGAGAGACTCCTAATTTTACAAAGGTTCCAAATCTTGAAAGTTTGGTTCTAAGTAATTGTACAAGATTGTGGAAGATTGATTCTTCTATTAGTCGTCTCAATCGTTTGACATTGTTGGATCTAACATGTTGTATTAATCTCAAAAGCCTTCCATCAATTCAAAGCTGCAAGAGCCTCACAACATTAAATTTGGCTGGCTCAGGTCTTGAGTGTCTCGATCAAAAAG